The sequence GTGACCGGCAAACTCCAGCACCCGGCCCTCGTCGAACACCACGACAGTGCCCCACACAGCGCCCGACGACCCGCCCCAATCCTCGTACATCCGGCCGCCGATCTTGGCCTCGATCCGGAAGCCGCGGGCCAACGGGCTGGTGTAGAAGTCGCGGTGCCACCATTTGCCGGTCTCGTCGACCAGCGCACGCCACACCCGGTCGGCGTCCGCCGCGATCGCGACATCAATCTCGATGGTCACCGCGCCGCACGCCTCGACGCGGGCACGCGGCGTCGCCTGCCTGGCCACTCGGTTCTCCCGTCGGCGGCTACTTGGTGCCAGCGCCCGCGTTCGCCTTCGATCGCTTCAGGTGGAAGATCGTCTTGTCCGGGCTTTCCTTGCCGTTCTGGAAGGACGTCCACTCCTCGGTGATCGTGTCGTCGTCGACCATGGTGATCGTCAGACCGCCCATGTAGTTGCCCTTTGCGGGGTCCAGGTTGGTGCCGTCCATGAACGTGAACGCGAACACCTTCGGGTCTTTCTGCTCAGCGCACTTCATCCGCGGCTGGTTCCCACCGGCGCAGTAGTGCGTCACGAGCATGTCCGGGCCGTCCATAACGTACATGTTGGTCATCTCGTGGTTCGTGCCGGGGAACATCGTCTCCACGATCGCGCTCCCAGCCGAGGACACCCGGAAGACGCAGACGCCGTCCGGCTTCCCGTCCTTGT comes from Phycisphaeraceae bacterium and encodes:
- a CDS encoding SRPBCC domain-containing protein; protein product: MARQATPRARVEACGAVTIEIDVAIAADADRVWRALVDETGKWWHRDFYTSPLARGFRIEAKIGGRMYEDWGGSSGAVWGTVVVFDEGRVLEFAGHLTPSFGGPATTMVRIELLPGERGCTLRLRDGVFGRVDEGTAASLENGWRMLFGDEGLKGYVEKGERKVRDR